The following is a genomic window from Deltaproteobacteria bacterium.
GTGCGGCAATCACAATTACTATTGGTATGAAGAAGAAGAAAAAGACCGTATGTGGCTTATACCCTGGGATACAGATCTCACTTTTAAACAAGGTGGTATGGTAGCACTACCAATAGCTTGGGACGAAGAGCCCGATGACTGTGCTCCGGTAAGCTTCGGGCCGTTTGGTTATTTACCTTCAGCCTGCGACCCTCTCATCTCTGCTTGGGCCACGTTTCAAGAAGATTACAAAGCAGCGGTTGGGACTCTTCTAGAGGGACCCTATACAGCAGGAAACGTCGCGACACTCTTGGATACATGGCAAGCGCAAATTGCCGACAGTGTGGAAGAGGCTTCGCTACAAGATGGCCAGCACTTAAACTCAAACAATTGGCTAGGCGCCCTGGATGAGCTCAAAACCATGTCCTATCGACTTCGCGCGGAAGCAGAGGAATTAGTCCAAAGTCCAAATCCCTAGGCTCCATGGCCCTACCAGATCTAAAATATTGGGTAGCTCTTCTCTTTGTTGCAAGATCTTCACATTATATCGCTTGACGCAGGTTAAGCAGATACGTAGTTCTCAAACTCATGACATGAGTGAAACCACGGAGTGAAGTATGGTTAAGATTGGTATCAATGGATTTGGGCGCATGGGCCGGCTGGCACTGCGCCACTCTTATAGCAATCAAGATATTGAGTTTGTTGCCATCAACGAACCCCACGCAAGCGCTGAAAATATGGCTACCCTGCTGGAGTTTGACACCGTGCAGGGCCGCTGGGACAAATCTTGTTCGGCCGACAGCACCAGTATCCTTGTCGAGGGCAAGCCCATCGCCTTTACAAGCTTCAATAACCCCAAAGAAATACCTTGGTCAGACTTTGGCGTAGACCTCGTGTTAGAGTGCAGCGGGGCTTTTAGAACCACAGCTGGATTGATGCCCCACTTCGAGAACGGTGCAAAACGCGTGGTCGTCTCTGCCCCCGTGAAAGATGGCCCGCCGAATATTGTGATGGGCGTCAACCACCAAAGTTTGGATACCGAAAACGCTAAAATCGTAACCGCGGCCTCTTGTACTACCAATTGCCTCGCCCCGGTCGTAAGAGTCCTTCACGATGCTATCGGCATTGAAAATGGTCTGGTCACCACCATTCACGCTCCGACCAACACCCAATCGGTCCACGACTGCGCCCACAAAGACCCTCGCCGGGCGCGGGCTTCCCAAATGAATTTGATTCCAACCAGCACCAATTCAGCCACTGCGGTCACCTTGATCATCCCAGAGCTCAAAGGAAAGTTAGATAGTATCGCCGTAAGAGCCCCCGTTCATAACGCCTCCCTTACCGACTGCGTGTTTCAGATGCAGCGTGACACCACCGTTGAAGAAGTAAACAGCGCGATTGAGAAGGCATCTAAGAGTGCACCTCTGCAAGGCATTCTCGGCTACGAAACCAGGCCTCTGGTGAGCAGTGATTATGCACGGGACCCTCGCAGCGGCATCGTGGATGCATTAAGCACACGGGTAACGGGTAAGCGATTGGTTAAAGTAATGATATGGTACGATAATGAATGGGGCTATGTGAACCGCATGATGGAACTCACAAAGCTCGTGGCTAAAGACCTCTAAGAAAAATACCATGCGCAACGTTCGTGACTACGCCATTATCACTGCTACCTACTGGGCATTTACCCTCAGCGATGGTGCCCTGCGGATGCTGGTGCTGCTTCGTCTTCATGAACAAGGCTTCTCGCCTCTATCCCTGGCTATGCTCTTCGTTCTTTACGAGTTCTTTGGCATGGTCACCAACCTTTTCGGCGGATGGCTTGGTGCCAAACACGGCCTCAAAATTACACTCGGCTCCGGGCTCCTACTCCAGGTAACAGCTTGCAGTCTTTTGGCCCTGGGTGAATCCAATCTGACGGTTCCATTTGTCATGGCCATGCAAGGCCTTAGCGGAATTGCCAAAGA
Proteins encoded in this region:
- a CDS encoding ArsJ-associated glyceraldehyde-3-phosphate dehydrogenase yields the protein MVKIGINGFGRMGRLALRHSYSNQDIEFVAINEPHASAENMATLLEFDTVQGRWDKSCSADSTSILVEGKPIAFTSFNNPKEIPWSDFGVDLVLECSGAFRTTAGLMPHFENGAKRVVVSAPVKDGPPNIVMGVNHQSLDTENAKIVTAASCTTNCLAPVVRVLHDAIGIENGLVTTIHAPTNTQSVHDCAHKDPRRARASQMNLIPTSTNSATAVTLIIPELKGKLDSIAVRAPVHNASLTDCVFQMQRDTTVEEVNSAIEKASKSAPLQGILGYETRPLVSSDYARDPRSGIVDALSTRVTGKRLVKVMIWYDNEWGYVNRMMELTKLVAKDL